Proteins encoded together in one Nostoc sp. PCC 7524 window:
- a CDS encoding TetR family transcriptional regulator yields the protein MTSQPVSTRQRLIQAALELFTAQGVSATTTRQIAEKAAVNEVTLFRNFGNKHGLLLAVLEESAAFINLGESLVSRANPPGDVYQALKDYASDTLQALERMPELVRSVVGEADQFPAENRRALGRGLTEANRYVAQYLATVIQQGDLNTYLPAEKLASLLNGMILGYAVIELTSEFHELWESRDDFIENLVELFLHGAMSSRMNSLQTNCQDITDLPAVLVHEILQQAKKSGVQDYAIAYLLFATGLSPTEIVNLQRNHQIYDPQSHVLQITTPGYVRQVPVNQWILGKRYGYYTNNPLIKWLKSRKDSQNFMFLNAAGKPISESEVLAHWQTWTAGLLTPQGKPPEITQAQHTWRIEMLMRGMSLENLSILTGCDRIQLQPYAHRAKEKAALEQAMRLDQKPV from the coding sequence ATGACATCTCAACCTGTTTCCACCCGTCAACGTCTAATTCAAGCTGCGCTGGAGTTGTTTACGGCTCAGGGAGTTAGTGCCACCACCACCCGCCAAATTGCGGAAAAAGCAGCAGTCAATGAAGTTACGTTATTTCGCAATTTTGGTAATAAACATGGATTATTATTAGCTGTACTAGAAGAATCAGCAGCTTTTATTAATTTAGGTGAATCCCTAGTCAGTCGGGCTAATCCTCCTGGTGATGTTTACCAAGCTTTGAAAGATTATGCAAGTGACACTTTGCAGGCATTAGAGAGAATGCCAGAACTGGTTCGTTCTGTAGTAGGAGAAGCAGATCAATTTCCGGCGGAAAATCGTCGTGCTTTAGGACGAGGATTAACAGAGGCGAACCGTTACGTAGCCCAGTATCTAGCTACTGTCATTCAACAGGGAGATTTGAACACCTATCTCCCAGCAGAAAAATTGGCTAGTTTACTCAATGGCATGATTTTGGGATATGCCGTGATTGAATTAACCAGCGAATTTCATGAATTGTGGGAAAGTCGGGATGATTTTATCGAGAATTTGGTGGAGTTATTTCTCCACGGTGCTATGTCATCAAGGATGAACAGCTTGCAAACAAACTGCCAAGACATAACTGATTTACCTGCTGTTTTAGTTCACGAAATTCTTCAACAAGCTAAAAAGTCGGGAGTGCAAGATTATGCGATCGCTTACTTATTATTTGCCACTGGCTTGTCTCCAACAGAAATAGTCAATTTGCAGCGCAATCACCAAATTTATGATCCTCAAAGTCATGTGCTGCAAATTACCACCCCAGGATATGTGCGGCAAGTACCCGTCAATCAGTGGATTTTAGGCAAACGCTATGGTTATTACACGAATAATCCTTTAATTAAATGGCTCAAAAGTCGTAAAGATAGCCAGAATTTCATGTTTTTGAATGCAGCAGGTAAACCAATATCTGAATCTGAAGTATTGGCACATTGGCAAACATGGACAGCAGGTTTATTAACCCCCCAAGGAAAACCACCAGAAATCACCCAAGCCCAACATACTTGGCGCATAGAAATGTTAATGCGGGGAATGAGTTTAGAAAATTTGAGTATTTTGACTGGTTGCGATCGCATTCAACTACAACCCTACGCTCATCGAGCCAAAGAAAAAGCAGCATTAGAGCAAGCAATGCGTTTAGATCAGAAGCCTGTGTAA
- a CDS encoding phytase — MTTLRFSQFNASLNRGAAGQLVSDLTNVDNPNNDTATQARINQAKTVAEIIQRNNPDILLINEFDYAPEAVDLFKQNFLEVSQNGATPVTYQYAYIAPSNTGIASGFDLNNDGTVGGGNDAFGFGNFPGQFGMLLLSKYEIDTENVRTFQNFLWKDMPGSLLTDDPTVDNPNTPASENLNGFYSPEEIEILRLSSKSHWDVPIKVNGETVHVLVSHPTPPLFDDPANTPPDQIIDWNGKRNHDEIRFWADYVTPGKGDYIYDDNQKTGGLAAGSRFVIMGDQNADPNDGDSYNNAILQLLQNPGINTNSIPSSPGAAQQASSQGIANNNHKSNPSFDTADFNDNAPGNLRADYVLPSVDLQITNSGVFWPLNTDPTFPLVGTFTSGIPGGFPSSDHRLVFADVQMGATEKGASLPEVEFEGETTFVTGFVPGGAAGTEAVGGLSGVVYDAGNQVYYALSDARSDASTGGSVRFYTFTADLTDITNPQVSFTDVTTLTDAEGDAFAPFSLDPEGFALTNNGTVFVSSEGEASANRVIDPLIKEFNLSTGQEIRSLPVPEKFKPVFNDFNNNGVLDAGEQTSGVRNNLAFESLTITPDQKTLYTATESALTQDGAIATTQTGARARIIQYNLASGQPEKEYLYMVDPVAEASSPANAFTVSGLVDLLAIDNRGTFLALERSFSVGAPGTGNTIKIYEVSLQGATDISTIDSLAGDITGIQAVQKRLLLNLNELNLPNGLDNIEGLAFGPKLADGRQSIVLVSDNNFNAIQFTQILTLSADLVPTATPRVETRPDLLDDETLPTDQQADADDPAIYLHPTDSARSLVLTAVKNAGLRVYDLSGNLLQTINPGGIRYNNIDLQYGFILGGQKIDIAVASDRRNDKLAIFKINPDATGNNYLEDITDTSIGAIFTQPTFPNSIEDESHAYGLALYRSPITNDYYVFVNRRNTGDVAQLKLVDNGSGKISTEFVRGFTVTPPPEIVDAELQTEGMVVDQETGYLYIGQENVGLWKFEAEPTGNNQGKLIDRIKEFGGSNLVDDVEGLSIYYGADGKGYLLVSSQGDNTFAVYRREGDNEFIGRFAVGNNGSIDSVQESDGADVINVPLGANFPFGLFVTQDGNNDPEVLVEDEGELENINSNFKFVPWENIANSFPEALAIDITSYDPRNPVNRIAAQIKILPALNQVADDIFQITGGENLKLKVTVLGRNSQLVNELGVFTVDDTNGTIDGIAPGAVGYTNAALARSKVIFSAIANNPNGFNPANLVRLLEFNENNNLRFYLIKNSSKDAVNTGTISSDNIIFSSNSTQKITNLGTEGFSLGWTEGSSSEFNDLEVKIKAVDESFPLGTNLQGQSQGEVIDLLGVTGSITANFIVNREAAFNNFVGFYKVANINGGIDTNNDGVADILPGQSGYIQAAVENRIAGIDLTVNNQGTATYTGRFQGGSIFAPFIIIDGRPDALLDSNTTNDPAVYFPYLGANADNFDHIRLLGDNVFGFEDLPNGGDQDFNDVIVQVNLSVV, encoded by the coding sequence ATGACTACTCTACGCTTCTCTCAATTTAACGCTTCCCTGAATCGTGGTGCAGCAGGTCAATTAGTATCTGATTTAACTAATGTTGATAACCCTAATAATGATACAGCAACACAAGCTAGAATAAATCAGGCGAAAACTGTAGCCGAAATTATACAGCGCAATAATCCAGATATATTGCTAATTAATGAGTTTGACTATGCTCCAGAAGCGGTAGACTTATTTAAACAAAATTTTCTGGAAGTTTCCCAAAACGGTGCTACTCCTGTTACTTATCAATATGCTTACATTGCACCTTCTAATACAGGTATTGCTTCTGGGTTTGACTTGAATAATGATGGCACAGTAGGTGGAGGTAATGACGCTTTTGGGTTTGGGAACTTCCCTGGACAATTTGGGATGTTACTGTTATCAAAGTATGAAATTGATACGGAGAATGTCCGCACCTTCCAAAATTTCTTGTGGAAGGATATGCCAGGAAGCCTACTAACTGATGACCCCACAGTAGACAATCCTAACACTCCGGCCAGTGAAAATCTTAACGGTTTCTATTCACCGGAAGAGATTGAAATTTTGCGTTTATCGTCTAAAAGCCATTGGGATGTGCCAATTAAAGTTAATGGGGAAACAGTTCATGTTTTAGTTAGTCACCCCACCCCACCCTTATTTGACGATCCCGCTAACACTCCTCCTGATCAAATCATAGACTGGAACGGGAAGCGTAACCATGATGAAATTCGGTTTTGGGCTGATTATGTAACTCCCGGTAAAGGTGATTATATTTATGATGATAATCAGAAAACGGGAGGTTTAGCGGCTGGGTCGCGCTTTGTGATCATGGGTGATCAAAATGCTGATCCCAATGATGGCGATAGTTACAATAACGCAATTCTACAATTATTACAAAATCCAGGTATTAACACTAATTCTATCCCTAGTAGTCCTGGTGCAGCCCAACAAGCAAGTTCACAGGGTATTGCTAATAATAATCACAAAAGTAATCCTAGTTTTGATACTGCTGACTTTAATGATAATGCTCCTGGTAATTTGCGGGCTGATTATGTTTTACCTTCGGTGGACTTGCAAATTACTAATTCTGGAGTTTTTTGGCCACTGAATACTGATCCCACATTTCCATTAGTGGGTACTTTTACTTCTGGTATCCCTGGTGGTTTTCCTAGTTCTGACCATCGCTTGGTGTTTGCAGATGTGCAGATGGGAGCAACAGAAAAGGGTGCTAGTTTACCGGAAGTGGAATTTGAGGGAGAAACTACATTTGTCACAGGTTTTGTTCCTGGTGGTGCAGCAGGTACAGAAGCTGTTGGGGGTTTGTCTGGTGTTGTTTATGATGCTGGTAATCAAGTTTACTACGCTCTCTCAGATGCTCGTTCTGATGCGTCTACTGGGGGTTCAGTTAGGTTCTATACTTTTACCGCAGATTTGACTGACATTACCAACCCTCAAGTAAGTTTTACTGATGTTACGACTTTAACAGATGCTGAAGGTGATGCCTTTGCACCTTTTAGCCTTGACCCGGAAGGTTTTGCGTTAACCAATAATGGCACAGTTTTCGTTTCCTCTGAAGGGGAAGCGAGTGCTAATCGTGTGATAGACCCCTTGATTAAGGAGTTTAACCTATCCACAGGTCAAGAAATCAGATCCCTCCCTGTTCCTGAGAAGTTTAAACCAGTTTTTAACGATTTTAATAACAATGGTGTTTTAGATGCTGGGGAACAAACTTCAGGTGTGCGGAATAATTTGGCCTTTGAAAGCTTAACTATTACACCTGACCAAAAAACCCTGTACACAGCTACAGAAAGTGCTTTAACCCAAGATGGAGCGATCGCTACTACCCAAACAGGCGCTCGCGCTCGGATTATTCAATATAACCTGGCCAGTGGACAACCAGAAAAAGAATATCTCTACATGGTTGATCCAGTAGCGGAAGCATCATCACCAGCCAACGCTTTTACTGTTAGTGGTTTGGTTGATTTATTGGCTATTGATAATCGGGGTACATTTTTAGCATTAGAGCGTTCTTTTTCAGTTGGTGCGCCTGGTACTGGTAACACGATTAAAATTTATGAGGTGAGTTTGCAAGGTGCTACAGATATTAGCACTATTGACTCTCTCGCAGGAGATATTACAGGGATTCAAGCAGTTCAGAAGCGGCTACTGTTAAACCTGAATGAGTTAAATTTACCCAATGGTTTAGATAATATTGAAGGGTTGGCTTTTGGCCCAAAATTGGCAGATGGTCGGCAGTCAATTGTTTTGGTCAGTGATAATAACTTTAATGCAATTCAATTTACCCAAATTTTAACTTTAAGTGCTGATTTAGTACCGACGGCGACACCAAGGGTAGAAACCCGTCCTGATTTGTTGGATGATGAGACTTTACCGACAGATCAACAAGCTGATGCTGATGATCCGGCGATTTATTTACATCCTACAGACTCGGCTAGAAGTTTAGTGTTGACGGCGGTAAAAAATGCGGGTTTGCGGGTTTATGATTTGTCTGGGAATTTGTTACAAACGATTAATCCAGGGGGGATTCGTTACAATAACATTGACCTACAATATGGTTTTATATTAGGTGGTCAAAAAATTGACATTGCTGTAGCAAGCGATCGCCGCAACGATAAGTTAGCCATTTTCAAAATTAACCCTGATGCTACTGGTAATAATTATTTAGAAGACATCACTGATACTAGTATTGGTGCTATTTTCACACAACCCACTTTCCCAAATTCCATAGAAGATGAATCTCATGCTTATGGGTTAGCTCTTTATCGTAGCCCTATCACTAATGATTACTATGTTTTTGTCAATCGCCGCAATACTGGAGACGTTGCCCAGTTAAAATTAGTTGATAATGGCAGTGGTAAAATTAGCACGGAGTTTGTTAGAGGTTTTACCGTTACTCCTCCCCCAGAAATTGTAGATGCAGAACTGCAAACAGAAGGGATGGTAGTTGACCAAGAAACCGGTTATTTGTACATTGGTCAGGAAAATGTCGGACTGTGGAAGTTTGAAGCTGAACCAACAGGTAACAATCAAGGAAAACTAATTGATAGAATTAAAGAGTTTGGTGGCAGCAATCTTGTTGATGATGTAGAAGGTTTATCTATCTACTACGGTGCAGATGGCAAAGGTTATTTACTGGTATCTAGCCAAGGAGATAACACTTTTGCGGTTTATCGTCGGGAAGGAGATAATGAATTTATAGGCCGCTTTGCTGTGGGGAACAACGGCTCAATTGACAGTGTACAAGAGTCTGATGGTGCAGATGTCATTAACGTTCCTTTAGGTGCTAATTTCCCCTTCGGTTTATTTGTTACTCAAGATGGTAATAATGATCCAGAGGTACTGGTTGAGGATGAAGGAGAATTAGAAAACATCAATAGCAACTTTAAGTTTGTACCTTGGGAAAATATTGCTAACTCATTCCCAGAAGCTTTAGCTATTGATATTACTAGCTACGATCCTCGTAATCCTGTTAATCGAATTGCCGCACAAATTAAGATTTTACCTGCACTTAACCAAGTTGCTGATGATATTTTTCAAATTACTGGAGGGGAAAATCTTAAACTCAAAGTTACTGTTTTAGGACGTAATTCTCAGTTAGTAAATGAATTGGGCGTATTTACAGTTGATGATACGAATGGCACAATTGACGGTATTGCCCCTGGTGCGGTAGGTTATACAAATGCAGCTTTAGCTAGAAGTAAAGTAATTTTTTCTGCGATCGCAAATAATCCCAATGGCTTTAATCCTGCCAATTTAGTCAGATTATTAGAATTCAATGAAAATAATAATTTGAGATTTTACTTAATCAAAAATAGTTCTAAAGATGCTGTTAATACTGGAACAATTTCCTCAGATAACATCATTTTCTCTAGTAACTCGACACAAAAAATTACTAATTTAGGAACAGAGGGTTTTTCTCTGGGATGGACAGAAGGTTCTAGTAGTGAATTCAACGATTTAGAAGTAAAAATTAAAGCTGTTGATGAATCCTTTCCTTTGGGGACAAATTTACAAGGACAATCCCAAGGCGAAGTAATTGATTTACTTGGTGTTACTGGTTCTATCACAGCCAATTTCATCGTTAACCGTGAAGCCGCTTTTAATAACTTTGTTGGTTTCTACAAAGTAGCTAATATCAACGGAGGAATTGATACTAATAATGATGGTGTAGCCGATATTCTCCCCGGACAATCTGGATATATTCAAGCCGCCGTAGAAAATCGCATTGCGGGAATTGATTTAACAGTCAATAACCAAGGAACTGCAACTTATACTGGCAGATTTCAAGGTGGTTCTATCTTCGCACCCTTTATCATTATTGATGGCAGACCCGATGCTCTGCTTGATAGCAACACTACTAATGATCCTGCGGTTTACTTCCCTTATTTGGGTGCAAACGCTGATAACTTTGATCATATTCGTTTGTTAGGAGATAACGTCTTTGGTTTTGAAGACTTACCAAACGGTGGTGATCAAGATTTCAATGATGTGATTGTGCAAGTTAATTTAAGTGTTGTTTAG
- a CDS encoding DUF2085 domain-containing protein: protein MVRVALTKELQINWVSFIADFMLVGMVFGPPLAPFLAASGVWLLGGIADIIYFMGNHVCPQPHMGLDLATPFLMAVCMRCYGTVTGLLITRLLYAVTGGKGFYWLSQYGWNGAALASVLMMAYPLELAAQIFGLWVFNNYLVTPFGLITGLAWGLFMMPFLHGWQHD, encoded by the coding sequence ATGGTAAGAGTAGCTTTAACAAAAGAGTTGCAAATTAACTGGGTTAGTTTCATCGCTGACTTCATGCTGGTGGGAATGGTATTCGGCCCTCCATTAGCTCCCTTTCTGGCTGCGTCTGGGGTTTGGTTACTTGGGGGTATTGCGGACATTATTTATTTCATGGGTAATCATGTATGTCCGCAACCACATATGGGCTTAGATTTAGCAACCCCATTCCTCATGGCTGTGTGTATGCGCTGCTACGGTACTGTCACAGGATTACTCATTACTCGCTTGCTGTATGCCGTGACTGGTGGTAAAGGATTTTATTGGCTGAGTCAGTACGGTTGGAATGGTGCGGCGTTGGCTAGCGTGTTGATGATGGCGTATCCTCTGGAATTAGCAGCGCAAATTTTTGGTTTATGGGTTTTTAATAATTATTTAGTCACACCCTTTGGTTTAATTACAGGTTTGGCTTGGGGTTTGTTTATGATGCCATTTTTACATGGTTGGCAGCATGATTGA
- the argZ gene encoding bifunctional arginine dihydrolase/ornithine cyclodeaminase, which translates to MTSRIRFLMCAPDHYDVDYVINPWMEGNIHKSSRDRAVEQWQGLHQILKEHAIVDLVTPEKGWPDMVFTANAGLVLGKNVVLSRFLHKERQGEEPYFKKWFEGNGYTVYELPKDLPFEGAGDALLDREGRWLWAGYGFRSELDSHPYLAKWLDIEVLSLRLIDERFYHLDTCFCPLANGYLLYYPGAFDSYSNRLIEMRVAAEKRIAIAEADAVNFACNAVNVDSIVIMNKASEGLKSRLASVGFRVLETQLTEFLKAGGAAKCLTLRVTEPVRAEVHANVSVESRIIRIEGHLLDSGLINRALDMIVDTGGSFQVLNFNLGEQRQSTSAAEVKVSAPSHEVMEEIISQLIDLGAVDLPQDERDVKLEPVLQDGVAPDDFYVSTIYPTEVRINGQWVKVENQRMDGAIAITHTPNGLLARCKILRDLKVGEQVVVDVQGIRTVRKTESREQRNAQEFTFMSSGVSSERRVELVVEQVAWELRKIRDAGGKVVVTAGPVVIHTGGGEHLARLIREGYVQALLGGNAIAVHDIEQNMMGTSLGVDMKRGVAVRGGHRHHLKVINTVRRHGSIAKAVEAGVIHSGVMYECVRNQVPFVLAGSIRDDGPLPDTQMNLIAAQEEYAKNLEGAEMILMLSSMLHSIGVGNMTPAGVRMVCVDINPAVVTKLSDRGSIESVGVVTDVGLFLSLLIQQLDKLTSPYVSKVG; encoded by the coding sequence ATGACTTCCCGGATTCGTTTTTTGATGTGCGCTCCTGACCACTATGATGTGGATTATGTGATTAATCCCTGGATGGAAGGTAATATCCACAAATCATCACGCGATCGCGCGGTGGAACAGTGGCAAGGACTACACCAAATTTTGAAAGAACACGCAATTGTGGATTTGGTGACACCGGAAAAAGGCTGGCCAGATATGGTTTTCACAGCTAACGCCGGATTAGTCTTGGGTAAAAATGTAGTTTTAAGTCGCTTTTTACACAAGGAGCGGCAGGGAGAAGAACCATACTTCAAGAAATGGTTTGAAGGCAATGGTTACACAGTTTATGAATTACCTAAAGACTTACCCTTTGAAGGTGCAGGCGATGCACTTTTAGATAGAGAAGGGCGTTGGTTGTGGGCTGGTTACGGTTTCCGTTCAGAATTAGATTCTCATCCATATCTCGCTAAATGGCTGGATATTGAGGTATTATCCCTGCGGTTAATTGATGAGCGTTTCTATCATTTAGATACTTGTTTTTGTCCTTTAGCTAACGGCTATTTGCTCTATTACCCCGGCGCGTTTGATTCCTACTCCAACCGCCTAATTGAAATGCGCGTTGCCGCCGAAAAGCGTATCGCCATAGCTGAAGCGGATGCTGTCAACTTTGCTTGTAATGCGGTGAATGTAGACAGCATTGTGATTATGAACAAAGCCAGTGAGGGCTTAAAGTCCCGTTTAGCATCTGTTGGTTTCCGTGTTTTGGAAACCCAACTTACCGAATTTCTCAAAGCTGGTGGTGCGGCAAAATGTCTGACTTTGCGCGTTACAGAACCAGTACGGGCAGAAGTTCACGCCAATGTTTCAGTCGAAAGCCGAATTATTCGCATCGAAGGACATTTGCTTGACTCTGGCTTGATTAACCGCGCTTTGGATATGATCGTTGATACTGGCGGTAGTTTCCAAGTTCTCAATTTCAACTTAGGAGAACAACGCCAAAGCACCTCCGCCGCAGAAGTGAAAGTTTCCGCACCTTCTCATGAGGTGATGGAAGAAATCATTTCCCAATTGATTGATTTAGGTGCGGTAGACCTACCACAAGATGAGCGAGATGTCAAGCTTGAGCCTGTGCTTCAAGATGGTGTCGCCCCTGATGATTTCTACGTCAGTACGATTTATCCTACCGAAGTTAGGATAAATGGGCAGTGGGTGAAAGTAGAAAATCAGCGCATGGACGGCGCGATCGCCATTACTCACACCCCCAACGGCTTACTCGCACGGTGTAAAATTCTACGTGATTTGAAGGTAGGTGAACAGGTAGTTGTAGACGTGCAAGGTATCCGCACTGTCCGCAAAACCGAATCACGAGAACAACGCAACGCCCAAGAATTCACCTTTATGTCCTCTGGTGTTTCCAGTGAACGCCGGGTGGAATTGGTCGTGGAACAAGTCGCTTGGGAGTTACGTAAAATCCGTGATGCTGGTGGTAAAGTAGTTGTCACGGCTGGGCCTGTAGTGATTCATACAGGTGGCGGCGAACACCTAGCCCGGCTAATTCGGGAAGGCTATGTACAAGCCTTGCTGGGTGGAAATGCGATCGCAGTCCACGACATCGAACAAAATATGATGGGTACATCCCTCGGTGTGGACATGAAGCGGGGTGTCGCAGTTCGTGGTGGACATCGCCATCACCTCAAGGTAATTAATACCGTTCGTCGTCATGGCAGCATTGCCAAAGCTGTAGAAGCGGGGGTAATTCATAGCGGCGTAATGTATGAATGCGTCCGCAATCAAGTACCGTTTGTTTTGGCTGGTTCAATTCGGGATGATGGCCCTTTACCCGATACCCAAATGAATTTGATTGCAGCACAGGAAGAATACGCCAAAAACCTCGAAGGTGCGGAGATGATTTTAATGCTGTCATCGATGCTGCATTCTATTGGGGTAGGGAATATGACACCCGCCGGTGTGAGAATGGTTTGTGTGGATATTAACCCGGCTGTCGTGACTAAATTGAGCGATCGCGGTTCAATAGAATCAGTGGGTGTAGTTACAGACGTAGGATTATTCCTCAGTCTGTTAATCCAGCAGTTAGATAAGTTGACAAGCCCCTACGTTTCTAAGGTAGGTTAG
- a CDS encoding N-acetylmuramoyl-L-alanine amidase family protein, giving the protein MKFTSLLIGLTVLNFLVTSNATWAQDKTLNLADSSVISHRQYKPLSGLKIALNAGHGGAELGAAGPTGYLAKDLNLQVTKLLRDELVQRGATVVMIREYDRDLSLAERQKIIDQEAPAIALTFHYRFLPDDGDAENTRGVSSYWYHPQAHSLAVLLHNRLVNDLGRPSYGLYWQSLALTRPHTAPSVLLELGFMSNPDDFEEATNPQEQKKLVKTLAEGITEWFRSIKP; this is encoded by the coding sequence GTGAAATTCACATCACTACTGATAGGATTAACAGTTTTAAATTTTCTAGTAACTTCTAACGCAACTTGGGCGCAAGATAAAACCCTGAATCTGGCTGACTCATCTGTAATTTCCCACAGACAATACAAGCCTTTATCTGGACTCAAAATTGCACTTAACGCTGGACATGGTGGTGCAGAATTGGGTGCAGCTGGGCCAACTGGTTATTTAGCAAAAGACTTGAATTTGCAAGTAACCAAGTTATTGCGAGATGAGTTAGTGCAGCGAGGTGCAACTGTAGTGATGATCAGGGAATATGATCGAGACTTATCACTTGCAGAACGCCAGAAAATTATAGATCAAGAAGCACCTGCGATCGCTCTTACTTTTCACTATCGATTTCTTCCAGATGATGGTGATGCGGAAAATACCAGAGGTGTCAGTAGCTATTGGTATCATCCCCAAGCCCATAGTCTAGCTGTCTTACTACACAACCGTCTAGTTAATGATTTGGGTAGGCCTTCTTATGGTTTGTATTGGCAGAGTTTAGCACTCACACGCCCCCATACTGCACCATCAGTATTATTAGAGTTAGGTTTTATGAGCAACCCTGACGACTTTGAAGAGGCGACAAATCCCCAGGAACAGAAAAAGTTAGTCAAAACTTTAGCAGAGGGTATTACTGAGTGGTTTAGAAGCATTAAACCTTAA
- a CDS encoding element excision factor XisH family protein — protein MPKLDIIHNAVKNALIKDGWAITHDPYVIQYRRTTLYADLGADRAIAAQRDKQKLVVEVKSFISASKIQDLKEALGQYDIYRYLLEETAPDRKLYISVSQVAYNNFFTQDVIQLILKKHQLPIIVVDIETEEITQWIN, from the coding sequence ATGCCTAAGTTAGATATTATTCACAATGCAGTAAAAAACGCACTTATAAAAGATGGCTGGGCAATTACACATGACCCTTATGTAATTCAGTATCGCAGAACAACATTGTACGCTGATCTGGGTGCTGATCGCGCGATCGCAGCCCAACGAGACAAGCAAAAACTGGTTGTGGAAGTGAAAAGCTTTATTAGTGCATCAAAAATACAAGATTTGAAAGAGGCTCTTGGTCAATATGACATCTACCGTTATCTTTTAGAGGAAACAGCACCAGACCGTAAATTATATATTTCTGTGAGCCAAGTTGCTTACAATAATTTTTTCACTCAGGATGTAATTCAACTTATTCTCAAGAAACATCAACTACCAATTATTGTTGTAGATATAGAGACAGAGGAGATTACACAATGGATAAATTAA
- a CDS encoding NUDIX hydrolase, giving the protein MGRKVSKVFKQSGVIPYRVRNGRVEILLITTRDRQRWVIPKGGIVSGMTPPASAAKEAWEEAGVIGQVKANKLGSYKYRKRGKTYQVKMYLLPVEIVSSDYPEASKRYRRWLGAKQAMKLIKKAALKRILKGIIQHKFYQKVG; this is encoded by the coding sequence ATGGGGCGAAAAGTGAGCAAAGTATTTAAGCAATCCGGGGTAATTCCTTATCGTGTTAGAAACGGTAGAGTAGAAATACTGCTGATTACAACGCGCGATCGCCAACGTTGGGTAATACCTAAAGGTGGGATTGTCAGTGGTATGACTCCACCAGCTTCAGCTGCTAAAGAAGCCTGGGAAGAAGCTGGAGTCATTGGCCAAGTAAAAGCTAATAAATTAGGTAGTTATAAATATCGCAAACGAGGTAAAACTTACCAGGTAAAGATGTATTTATTACCAGTTGAGATAGTTAGTAGTGATTATCCCGAAGCGAGTAAAAGATATCGACGCTGGCTAGGAGCAAAACAAGCCATGAAGCTAATTAAAAAAGCTGCTCTCAAGCGGATATTAAAAGGGATTATCCAGCATAAATTTTATCAGAAGGTTGGCTGA
- a CDS encoding GNAT family N-acetyltransferase produces MRDAQCEIVGGLVGKIHWGWLFVSHLWVADALRGQGYGQQL; encoded by the coding sequence ATGCGAGATGCTCAATGTGAAATTGTTGGTGGTCTAGTGGGGAAAATACACTGGGGATGGTTGTTTGTTTCTCACCTATGGGTAGCTGATGCGTTGCGAGGCCAAGGCTATGGACAGCAACTTTGA
- a CDS encoding XisI protein, which yields MDKLTEYPKLIKRILTEYVELCHLNPNPGIETFLIVDESKAHYIWMNLGWQNGDRISAMTVYVRIRDDKFWIEEDWTEDGIATDLVRAGVPKEDIVLAFHEPKMRQYTDFAVVS from the coding sequence ATGGATAAATTAACTGAGTATCCTAAGTTAATTAAGCGTATTTTGACTGAGTATGTAGAACTGTGTCACCTTAATCCTAATCCAGGTATTGAGACGTTTTTAATTGTGGACGAATCAAAGGCTCATTACATTTGGATGAATCTTGGTTGGCAAAATGGCGATCGCATTTCTGCTATGACTGTCTATGTGCGGATTCGTGATGATAAGTTCTGGATCGAAGAAGATTGGACGGAAGACGGTATTGCAACTGATTTGGTTCGTGCTGGAGTTCCCAAAGAAGACATTGTTTTAGCATTTCATGAGCCGAAGATGAGACAGTATACAGATTTTGCTGTAGTCTCTTGA